In Candidatus Bipolaricaulota bacterium, the following proteins share a genomic window:
- a CDS encoding nucleotidyltransferase domain-containing protein, which produces MMPRFSTWLLDQAIAKERERQEQQRRERLGAAFQALEKLARQVPFQEAYIFGSLAKPHRFFKDSDIDIAFVGLKDEDFF; this is translated from the coding sequence ATGATGCCTCGCTTTTCTACCTGGCTGCTCGATCAAGCCATCGCTAAGGAGAGGGAAAGGCAAGAACAGCAACGGCGGGAGCGGCTCGGGGCTGCCTTTCAGGCCCTCGAAAAGCTAGCCCGCCAGGTTCCCTTCCAGGAGGCTTATATCTTCGGCTCGTTGGCCAAACCTCATCGGTTTTTCAAAGATTCCGATATCGATATCGCCTTTGTGGGGTTGAAAGATGAGGACTTCTTCC